From the Theileria equi strain WA chromosome 4 map unlocalized gcontig_1105316255041, whole genome shotgun sequence genome, one window contains:
- a CDS encoding ABC transporter, ATP-binding protein domain containing protein (encoded by transcript BEWA_048890A) translates to MEKERVALDTTHHFWESEVEVVRKKTLAPDGRRFRYFDDRGIFNFIFLLWVYRWVKETSKRYLDPYMIHPLPLADQILIWQPILSKHVSDGITTLETYESLSEDERRKAKKPVKYILCRAIWLTFWKRLLTIFVGVVVMNAIGMSIAVFLHKLLRFLSEEVFKFVTFLSLTISIIILEQIKMIGMSHLDYCVERVSFLMDACLRVTIFQHGLCYRRNNFAHFQSKEGVCKSAIHSCSGKDTCTDNPLLCPARRYKNNEATPKIYTLILNDARYIPFSVEAAVGFIDFLTSLTYGIILMSSKFNVESLTILIVSLFLSVCMLFVEIINGFLFKYYFGIRDNRVSKSEEIVSDLHLIESMALDDVAHDAITEARNDELLFVVIRFFISLSNKVIFTAITCLDIIILVTDFVRQVRDATNVKDINPSGLLASIFVIMKIIGPLYLLPFRLKFFVICLNSFNRVERFFRTCSPNFYLPDNKFAGKTTLPEVNPGKDKTLPKGLVVMLKNASFAWINSRKDLIDNTGVTCLRNLDFVLNSGDLAIITGAQGSGKTNFVKAILGDMTLVEGSMAVLPLSTNMPIFYASQDVWLQKGTIRANITFGHRFDEDVYMTVIKAVELEHDISTWEGGDLRTISEYGYSLSGGQRVRVGLARAIYAYLIFGKTSRENGSEHSFLVVIDDCFTGLDPFVARIIFKNLFERGKGLLSGRDASTVLTISRRILDACVSSESPESYPDAPIYTLRNETLIQENRLKSLIEHEVGHIEPPKPSEDKIGLHAMPSKLRRMCSSDDYTRDGRRRSTESRYSDSPTVQNLYNRINFKRGKNKNFKPYMVYLHAAGWPIFFFVIFTLLFSTLDNTKFVITSKVSDSVLEYANKHDGKLISISNVKDYSFRASRWIIVLSVVVMVGALLRICAMTKASFNVARKVHEYSINSLFVNNPAVLKIKKSLGSIITFLHIDMFFIDNFLSYLVHEICLLSIEIMVHMLTLFFMMPWSTPIALLLCFVIFRYIVYYYVKSCRNICRARLESYDLIGSTIESSIVGSPIYRSFKKEWELIHSLTEHVDYNLRCDYLSKSEIFWSSITSRGILALLALFILVFPLAKSRVYGTEVQVGYYAMTYSVFVSINTIIAVFLKLYCYLELYMGSFRRFENLVPPSTKIKFGKKRNIYQTDIILDRSASSTDDKLSDENIKSTIRTRRYNEHAKRRAVHCTSLKMLLFKHKVNIFDVSKYTIPDMTRIKLDNVSVYVTAKDGTKFPILKNVTCSADTSDIIGIIGRTGAGKSTLLSVLQNLARSRDGHVLLDGCDLNDMPKNVTRQVIGVLPQLPFVFRGWTVRRFIDPRMLFDDIDIEMALDNCGLLKFVKNLPGGKGLDTIIIPDHYHKDMPRYYKRVYYGPTLRPHDSPSADNVNIDYGSALSNSQLRTLSVARLVLYREFFKVLLVDEPPEDELGVTKEGVPIYELIKTHFGHCTTFIAAHDVSMLRFCTSVWVFHNGSLIRTCKAEDIVDSGSLSKIIEDCIATHLMQ, encoded by the coding sequence ATGGAGAAAGAACGTGTTGCTCTGGATACCACTCATcacttttgggagagtgaAGTGGAGGtggtaaggaagaagactcTTGCACCAGATGGTAGGCGATTCCGCTACTTTGATGACAGGGGAATATTCAACTTTATCTTTCTGTTATGGGTATACAGATGGGTTAAGGAAACATCAAAGAGGTACCTAGATCCTTACATGATTCATCCTCTCCCACTGGCGGACCAGATTCTTATATGGCAACCAATTCTTTCTAAACACGTTAGTGATGGTATTACTACTCTTGAGACTTATGAATCCCTCAGTGAAGATGAGAGGAGGAAAGCCAAGAAGCCTGTGAAATACATTCTCTGCAGGGCTATATGGCTGACCTTTTGGAAACGACTACTCACCATATTTGTTGGTGTCGTTGTTATGAATGCAATTGGAATGAGTATTGCAGTTTTCCTGCACAAGTTGCTTAGGTTTTTATCAGAGGAAGTTTTTAAATTCGTgacatttttatccttgacTATTTCGATCATTATATTAGAGcagataaagatgattgGTATGAGTCATCTTGACTACTGTGTGGAGAGGGTTTCTTTTCTTATGGATGCTTGTCTGCGTGTTACTATATTTCAACATGGTTTATGTTACAGAAGGAATAACTTTGCGCATTTTCAGTCCAAAGAAGGAGTTTGCAAGAGTGCGATTCACAGTTGCTCCGGAAAGGACACATGCACAGACAATCCACTTCTCTGTCCTGCCAGGCGTTACAAGAATAATGAAGCAACTCCCAAGATCTACACTTTGATCCTCAATGACGCACGTtatattccattttccGTTGAAGCAGCCGTTGGATTCATTGATTTCTTGACATCACTGACTTATGGCATAATTCTCATGAGTAGTAAATTTAATGTAGAGTCCCTGACTATTCTCatagtatctttatttttgtCCGTTTGTATGTTGTTTGTGgagattataaatggttTCCTCTTCAAATATTACTTTGGAATTAGGGATAATAGGGTATCCAAGTCTGAAGAAATCGTGTCTGACTTACACTTGATTGAAAGTATGGCGCTTGATGATGTTGCTCATGATGCCATTACGGAAGCCAGGAATGACGAGTTGCTCTTTGTTGTCATACGTTTCTTTATATCGCTCTCAAATAAGGTTATATTTACAGCGATCACGTGTTTGGATATTATTATCTTGGTTACTGATTTTGTCAGACAGGTTAGGGACGCTACTAATGTAAAGGACATTAATCCTTCTGGATTGCTAGCCTCCATCTTTGTCATCATGAAGATTATTGGCCCATTGTATCTGCTTCCATTTAGACTAAAGTTCTTTGTAATTTGTCTGAATTCGTTCAATAGGGTTGAAAGATTCTTTAGAACTTGTtcaccaaacttttatcttcCTGACAACAAGTTTGCTGGGAAGACTACTCTACCAGAGGTCAATCCTGGCAAGGATAAGACACTGCCCAAGGGCCTAGTTGTGATGTTAAAGAATGCCTCCTTTGCATGGATCAATAGCAGGAAGGATCTTATTGACAATACTGGTGTTACTTGTCTGAGGaaccttgactttgtcctcaaCTCTGGTGACCTTGCCATAATTACTGGTGCTCAAGGTTCTGGAAAGaccaactttgtcaaggctattcttggtgacatgactctggtagaaggatcaatggctgTGTTACCTCTCTCTACcaacatgccaatattctatgcTTCTCAGGATGTCtggctacaaaagggtaccatcAGGGCTAACATTACCTTTGGTCAcagatttgatgaggatgtcTACATGACTGTCATCAAGGCAGTTGAACTTGAGCATGACATATCTACCTGGGAAGGAGGTGACCTGCGTACTATTTCTGAATATGGCTACTCTCTCAGTGGAGGTCAGAGAGTCAGAGTTGGACTTGCCCGTGCCATTTACGCCTATCTCATCTTTGGTAAGACTAGTAGGGAAAATGGATCTGAACATTCCTTCCTCGTGGTAATAGATGACTGCTTCACTGGTCTAGACCCATTTGTGGCAAGAatcatctttaaaaacttgTTTGAGAGGGGAAAAGGCTTGCTTTCTGGTAGAGATGCTTCCACAGTTCTAACAATATCAAGGCGCATATTAGATGCCTGTGTATCATCAGAGTCTCCAGAATCATACCCGGATGCTCCAATATACACACTGAGAAACGAGACTCTTATCCAAGAAAACAGACTCAAGTCTTTGATAGAGCATGAAGTTGGTCATATTGAACCTCCAAAGCCTTCTGAAGATAAAATTGGACTTCACGCTATGCCTAGCAAATTACGTAGGATGTGCAGCTCGGATGACTATACTCGTGATGGACGAAGAAGATCAACGGAGTCTAGATACTCTGATTCTCCTACAGTTCAGAATCTATACAATAggataaattttaaacgtGGAAAGAACAAAAACTTCAAGCCATATATGGTATATCTCCATGCAGCAGGTTGGCCTATATTCTTCTTTGTCATATTCACTCTTTTATTCTCAACACTGGATAACACAAAGTTTGTCATTACTTCCAAAGTATCAGATTCAGTCCTTGAATATGCAAATAAACATGACGGAAAATTGATCTCTATATCTAACGTAAAAGATTATAGTTTTAGGGCATCAAGATGGATCATTGTTCTTTCAGTAGTAGTGATGGTTGGTGCATTACTTCGTATATGTGCTATGACAAAGGCTTCTTTTAATGTTGCAAGAAAGGTTCATGAGTACTCTATAAACTCTCTCTTTGTCAATAATCCGGCCGTTCTGAAGATCAAAAAGTCATTGGGGAGCATAATCACGTTCTTACACATAGATATGTTCTTCATTGACAACTTTCTGAGTTACTTGGTTCATGAGATTTGTCTATTGTCGATCGAGATTATGGTTCACATGTTGACACTATTTTTCATGATGCCATGGTCCACTCCAATTGCTCTTCTACTTTGCTTTGTCATTTTCCGGTACATTGTATATTACTACGTAAAGTCGTGCAGGAACATTTGCCGTGCACGTTTGGAATCATATGATCTTATTGGTTCGACTATTGAATCCTCTATAGTGGGATCACCTATATATCGCAGTtttaaaaaggaatgggaGTTGATACACAGCTTGACTGAGCATGTTGACTATAACTTGAGGTGTGACTATCTTTCAAAGtctgaaatattttggagttcAATTACCTCTAGAGGTATACTTGCATTACTTGCTCTGTTCATTCTTGTTTTTCCTCTGGCTAAGTCTAGGGTTTATGGTACTGAGGTGCAAGTTGGATATTACGCCATGACATATTCTGTCTTTGTCAGTATAAACACTATCATTGCAGTCTTCCTCAAACTCTATTGTTACCTTGAACTTTACATGGGTTCGTTTAGAAGATTTGAGAATCTTGTCCCTCCAAGCACCAAGATCAAGTTTGGTAAAAAGAGGAACATTTACCAGACTGATATTATTCTAGATCGTTCTGCATCAAGCACAGATGATAAGCTATCTGAcgaaaatatcaaaagcACCATCCGTACAAGACGTTATAATGAACATGCCAAGAGAAGAGCCGTTCACTGTACTAGTCTCAAGATGCTTCTCTTCAAGCACAAGGTTAATATATTTGACGTCTCCAAGTATACTATCCCAGACATGACTAGGATTAAGTTGGATAATGTTAGCGTTTACGTCACTGCCAAGGATGGAACTAAATTCcctattttaaagaatgtcACATGCTCGGCCGATACCTCGGACATTATTGGTATCATTGGTAGAACTGGTGCGGGAAAGTCTACTCTTTTGTCAGTACTTCAAAACCTGGCTAGGAGCAGAGATGGTCATGTTCTCCTAGACGGTTGTGACTTGAATGAcatgccaaagaatgtaaCTAGGCAAGTGATTGGAGTACTACCTCAACTGCCTTTCGTATTCAGAGGCTGGACAGTTCGTAGATTTATTGACCCtagaatgttatttgatGACATTGACATTGAAATGGCCTTGGATAATTGTGGTTTACTCAAGTTCGTCAAGAATCTTCCAGGTGGCAAGGGTCTTGATACCATCATTATACCTGACCATTACCAcaaggatatgccaaggtATTACAAGAGAGTTTACTATGGACCTACTCTAAGACCACATGATTCTCCTTCCGCAGATAATGTGAACATTGACTATGGATCAGCACTGTCAAACTCACAATTACGTACACTATCCGTGGCAAGACTAGTATTGTACAGGgaattcttcaaggttCTTTTGGTTGATGagcctccagaggatgaactTGGAGTAACAAAGGAGGGTGTCCCGATTTACGAACTCATCAAGACACATTTTGGACATTGTACAACCTTTATTGCAGCTCATGATGTGAGTATGTTACGCTTTTGCACTTCAGTTTGGGTATTCCATAATGGTTCTCTCATTAGAACTTGCAAAGCCGAGGATATCGTAGACAGTGGTTCACTCTCCAAGATTATAGAGGATTGTATTGCTACACACTTAATGCAGTAG
- a CDS encoding signal peptide containing protein (encoded by transcript BEWA_048900A), with protein MRILAVLLTVSLVRLCHGKGGSKKPPTQPATPAVKQGNTPVQTDGQNPQKQPKVQPAPKQSQVASKPAKPGSVPEVKQEKKPPANLQGSVKKEQAQPPTKTADKPVESLAPVQEPHKPTTLPPVSTEAPSKESPATQSTGKTSVLDLLNPDVESVHVGGGDEDGLAKRVFTPNDGFAVKSVVSGGDLVWKAGAGEKCTLVESYSKGESMLAYLKVDGDSGPGLNYFEKVGGKWVTVELRGFYQKVGEMRKKKEESINKDMEKHLQRAKDGFKKIEQRAAPDAPEENVVETPEVEE; from the coding sequence ATGAGGATTCTAGCAGTTCTGTTGACAGTGTCTCTGGTTAGACTGTGTCATGGGAAGGGTGGTAGTAAGAAGCCACCAACTCAACCGGCAACCCCTGCTGTTAAACAAGGAAATACTCCAGTACAGACAGATGGACAGAATCCTCAGAAGCAGCCTAAAGTTCAACCAGCTCCCAAACAATCACAGGTGGCTTCGAAACCAGCTAAACCAGGGTCAGTTCCTGAAGTTAAGCAGGAGAAAAAGCCACCTGCAAATCTCCAGGGTAGTGTCAAGAAAGAGCAGGCCCAACCACCAACTAAGACTGCAGATAAACCCGTAGAATCTCTCGCTCCTGTTCAAGAACCTCATAAACCAACTACTCTCCCTCCGGTTTCTACAGAAGCTCCTAGTAAGGAATCTCCAGCTACTCAATCAACTGGAAAGACTAGTGTCCTTGACCTCTTGAATCCAGATGTAGAATCAGTACATGTTGGTGGTGGCGATGAGGACGGACTGGCTAAAAGGGTCTTTACTCCAAATGACGGTTTTGCTGTAAAGAGTGTTGTTAGTGGAGGAGACCTTGTTTGGAAGGCTGGAGCTGGTGAAAAATGCactcttgtagaatcttATAGCAAGGGGGAGTCAATGTTGGCTTATTTAAAGGTTGATGGTGACTCAGGACCAGGTTTGAActactttgagaaagtaGGTGGAAAGTGGGTGACTGTGGAGCTGAGAGGGTTTTATCAGAAAGTTGGAGAAatgagaaagaagaaagaggaaTCCATAAATAAAGATATGGAAAAACATTTGCAACGTGCCAAGGACGGATTTAAGAAGATAGAACAACGTGCTGCACCAGATGCTCCTGAAGAGAATGTAGTTGAGACTCCCGAGGTTG